The genome window CGAACACTTTTAAAAATTGCTTTGGCAATATCCGGTTTCTTTTCTTCTATGATCTTTTCCTGCTCTGTTGCCGAGAGTTCAGTGGTTTTATAAACGAGCCATTGAAGTCTTTTTGTCCGTTCTTCCACTTTCTCTTCCAGCCTCGGCAAGTCTGACTGCAGACTCCTGACCTGGGTGATTACTACTGTAAACAACACTATCAGTACAGTCAGTAAAATAAGTATAGAGATAAGGGCAGCTACAGGTTCTTTAAAGTTACGGCGCTGCAAACGCTGAACCATGGGGTAAAGCAACATCGAAAAAAAGGCAGCAATGGCGACAGGTATAAGAAATGTTTTGCCTAAAAACAGGAGCAGCGAAACCAGCAACATAGCCAACAGGCCTTTAATAAAACTGTTTAAGTTAATCTGTTTTGTCTCCATTGTTGGTGATGAGTAACGCAAATGCTTAAAGGATGTTTTTGGACCTGAGCAGGAGCTTTGCCTATACTTATACTATAAAGTATAAATGCATTCGTAATTGGTTTATCAACTGCCAGTTAAGGTATGAGGCATCTGAGGTTATACTTTACTGTATGATCTATACTTTGGTAAATAACCTATCAGGCTCCTTCTAATAATTTCCTGAGAAATGGAGCAGTTTTACTGGCTTTCACTTTAGCAACCTGTGCCGGCGTTCCGGCTGCTACTACATGACCGCCATCTTCCCCGGCTCCCGGGCCAATATCAATTACCCAATCGCTTCCTGCTACCACCCGCATATCGTGTTCTACAACTATAACGGTATTGCCAGCTTCCACTAGGCCATCGAGTTGCGTGATCAGTTTTTCCACGTCTGAAGGATGCAGGCCAGTAGTAGGTTCGTCAAGTATATAAAGGGTATTTCCGCGTTGGGATCGTTGCAGTTCAGTGGCAAGTTTAATGCGCTGTGCCTCACCCCCGGATAACTCTGTAGCAGGCTGTCCTAATCTTAAATAACCAAGACCTACTTCGCGCAATACTGTCAATGCCCTGTGTATAGCCGGTTCTTCATCAAAAAAAAGCCAGGCAGCATCTACCGTCATATCTAAAACTTCTGCTATGTTTTTGTCCCGATAGGTTACTTCCAGTGTTTTAGCATTGTATCGTGTGCCCTGGCAAACCGGGCAGGGAGCATATACACTTGGCAAAAAAAGCAGTTCTACCATCACAAAGCCTTCGCCCTGGCAGTTTTCGCAGCGGCCTTTTGCTACGTTAAAAGAAAATCGTCCAGCATCATACCTTCTGGACCTGGCTGTTTTAGTTGCAGCAAATAACTTGCGTACATGATCAAATAACCCGGTATAGGTAGCCATGTTGGAACGGGGTGTTCGGCCAATTGGTTTCTGGTCTACGCGCACAAGCCGTTTTATACTTTCTATACCTTCAGTTATATGTCCGCCACTCTGTAAAGGTGTTGCACGCTCTAATTCATCGCCTTCTTCCTCTTCTGTGGGCAGTTCATGGCCTAGGTGCGTAGCTACTAATTCAACCAATACCTGGCTTACCAAGCTTGATTTTCCTGAACCGGAAACGCCTGTAACAGAGGTAAAAACACCAAGCGGAAATGCAGCATCCAGGTTATGTAAGTTGTTGCGGGTTACACCACTTAAACGTAGCCAGCCGGCTGGTTCTCGGGGAGTACGGTTAAAGGAATTATACTTTCCAAACAAGTAAGCACCTGTTTTAGAGACATTAATATGCCTGAGTCCTGCTGGTGGGCCACTATACAAAATCTCACCGCCCTTTTCGCCGGCATCAGGACCTACGTCTACAATCCAGTCAGCATGCCCAATTACTTCCATGTCGTGTTCTACCACAAACAGCGAGTTGCCTGCTTTCTTCAGTCCGTCTAAAGCGGTTAACAAAGCCACTGTATCAGCAGGATGCAGACCTGCAGAAGGTTCGTCGAGCACATACACCACTCCGAACAAATGAGAGTAAAGCTG of Pontibacter deserti contains these proteins:
- the uvrA gene encoding excinuclease ABC subunit UvrA — protein: MAEGSKEDITNQNFTGFVSVRGAREHNLKNVDLTIPRDALVVFTGVSGSGKSSLAFGTLYAEAQRRYLESVSPYARRLFHQMAVPEVDSIEGLPPAVALQQQRGTPTTRSSVGSITTLSNLLRMLYSRAGDYPPGQSIIYAEAFSPNTPEGACPTCHGLGRIYEVTEKSMVPDDSLTIRERAIAAWPTAWGGQNQRDILVTLGFDVDRPWRDLPQKDRDWILFTEEQPVVPVYPGYTPEQTQRALKRKEEPNYMGTFTSARRHVFHTFANTNSPLMKRRVMQYMLSTDCPMCQGKRLRPESLSVKFAGYDITELSRLPLKRVETILRPFAEGKDTGHKKQEAEHPEQTIVAQRIAADLCARIQVLLDLGLGYLSLERSTPTLSPGELQRLRLATQLYSHLFGVVYVLDEPSAGLHPADTVALLTALDGLKKAGNSLFVVEHDMEVIGHADWIVDVGPDAGEKGGEILYSGPPAGLRHINVSKTGAYLFGKYNSFNRTPREPAGWLRLSGVTRNNLHNLDAAFPLGVFTSVTGVSGSGKSSLVSQVLVELVATHLGHELPTEEEEGDELERATPLQSGGHITEGIESIKRLVRVDQKPIGRTPRSNMATYTGLFDHVRKLFAATKTARSRRYDAGRFSFNVAKGRCENCQGEGFVMVELLFLPSVYAPCPVCQGTRYNAKTLEVTYRDKNIAEVLDMTVDAAWLFFDEEPAIHRALTVLREVGLGYLRLGQPATELSGGEAQRIKLATELQRSQRGNTLYILDEPTTGLHPSDVEKLITQLDGLVEAGNTVIVVEHDMRVVAGSDWVIDIGPGAGEDGGHVVAAGTPAQVAKVKASKTAPFLRKLLEGA